The Leucothrix mucor DSM 2157 DNA window GTTCCACTATGGATGCATTGAAAGCCACCGGCAAAACGGCTCTGGTTCCGTACATTACCGCTGGCGACTCGCACCCCGGACTCACTGTGCCACTGATGCACGCCATGGTAAAATCGGGTGCCGATTTAATTGAGCTGGGTATTCCGTTTTCCGATCCGATGGCTGATGGCCCAACCATTCAGCTGGCTTGCGAGCGTGCGTTGAAGCATCACGTTGGCCTGCATGACGTGTTAGATATGGTTCGTGAGTTCCGTCAGCAAGATGACTCAACCCCAGTTATTCTGATGGGTTACCTGAATCCATTGGAAGCCATGGGCTATGAAACCTTCGCAGAGTCAGCTAAGAGCGCTGGCGTTGATGGCATGCTGACGGTTGACCTGCCACCAGAAGAAGCACATGACTTATTAGTCTGCTTGAAAAAAGCCGAAATGGACGCCATATTCCTGCTTTCGCCCACTACGCGTAAGCACCGAATTCAACGAATAGTCGAAGCAGGCAGCGGATATCTGTATTATGTATCGCTAAAGGGGGTTACCGGTTCCAATGCGCTGGATGTGAATGATGTTGATAAACACGTCCGGAATATTAAGGAATACTCGGATCTCCCCGTCGGCGTAGGCTTTGGAATTAAGGATGCGGCAACTGCTGCTGCAGTGTCCAAGGTCTCCGATGCAGTAATTGTCGGCAGTGTGTTGGTGAAAATGATCGAACAAAATCCTGATGATGATGCCTTAATCATCGCCAACACTAGCCAGATGCTGGCAGATATGCGACATGCTATGGACAACACACTATGAGCTGGTTTGAAAAACTGCTGCCTTCACGAATTCGTACCGAAGGCTCAACCACCAAGAAAAAATCAATTCCGGAAGGACTGTGGCACCAATGCCCGTCTTGCAGCACCGTTCTGTATCGTCAGGATTTGGAGCGCAATAATGATGTCTGCCCGAAATGTAATCATCATGTGCGTATCAATGCACGTCGCCGCCTAGATACCTTTTTAGATCCGGAAGGTCGCGAAGAAATCGCTGAAAATGTCGGCCCGATTGACATCCTGAAATTCAAAGACACCAAACGCTACAAAGACCGCCTTGCGGATGCTCAAAAGCAAACCGGCGAGAAAGACGCGCTGATTGTAATGAAGGGTAAAGTCTTTGGTGTTCCCGTGGTGGTTGCTGCCTTTGATTTTGAATTCATGGGCGGATCCATGGGTTCAGTGGTTGGCGAGCGCTTTGTACAGGGTGTTAATGTCAGTTTGCGTGAGCGCATTCCATTTTTGGTATTTACTGCCAGTGGTGGTGCCCGCATGCAGGAAGCCTTGTTCTCCCTAATGCAAATGGCTAAAACCAGTGCGGCACTGACTCGCTTAGCCGCTCAGGAAATTCCTTATATTTCCGTACTGACCGACCCGACCATGGGTGGTGTATCCGCTAGTTTTGCAATGCTTGGTGACGTTCAGATTGCTGAACCTAAAGCATTAATTGGTTTTGCTGGCCCGCGTGTTATCGAGCAGACTGTTCGCGAAACCTTACCAGAAGGCTTCCAGCGCAGTGAGTTCCTGTTGGAAAAAGGTGCCATCGACCGCATTATTCATCGTAATCACCTGCGTCGTGAAATTGCTGATTTGCTGTGCATCTTGCAACACCGAGCCCGCCCAACTGAAATCGACCAAGATACGCCAGAGGAACCTATTCCACTGAAAGTACCTGCTGAAGGCGAAGTGCGACCTGAAATGATTGAGAAGTTGCCACCAGAAAGTGCTGATATTCTTGAGTCAGAGGTGCTTCCTGACTCTGTCGAAAAAGCGGCAAAACCGATCGACTAAACACTGTCGTTACAGGCAAAACTGATGAAGCGAACCCTCGCAGAATGGCTTGAGTGGCAGGAGCAATTGCACCTGTCGAGTATTGATCTGGGTCTTGACCGCGTCGGCGAAGTCGCCAATCGACTGCAACTGACGTCATTGAGCATGCCGGTTATTACCGTAGCCGGCACCAATGGAAAAGGCTCTTGTGTAGCGATGCTGGACAGCATTTACCGCACAGCCAGCTACCAAACCGGTTGTTACACCTCCCCTCACCTGATTCACTATAACGAACGTATTTGTATTGGCGGCAAACCCGCTAGTGATGCGGATATTTGTGAAGCTTTCGTTGCAATTGATAAGGCACGTGACAGCATCAGCCTGACTTATTTTGAATTTGGCACCTTAGCCGCCGCTTACTTATTCCGAAAATATGCTGTGGATGTGGCTATTTTTGAAGTGGGCTTAGGTGGACGTTTGGATGCGGTCAATCTCTGGGATGCGGCTATTGCCTTGATCAGCAATATTGATATCGATCATATTGACTGGCTGGGCGATGACCGTGAGCAAATTGGCATCGAGAAAGCCGGCATTATGCGCAATGGACACCCGGTCATTTGCGGTGACCCAACACCAACTAATAGCATCAAACAAGAAGCTGATCGCATCGGTGCGAAACTACTCCAGTTAGGCAAGGATTTCTCATGGCAATCCAGCGATACCGCAGACAACCTGCCTGCACAATGGCTTTACCAGTTAAACGATGCTGATCCAATGGCTTTGCCACTCCCTGCACTACGCGGTCGATTTCAATTAAATAATGCCTCTGCCGTTGTTAGCTTAGTGCAAGCTTTCCAAAACACCTTAGCCGTTAGTGATGACGAAATTGCTCGTGGCCTACAATCGGCAAGTGTCATTGGTCGCTTGCAAAAGCTTGGCGAGTCCCCGGAAATTTTAGCTGACGTAGCTCACAATCCACAGTCTGCTGCGGCACTGGCTGACTTTCTGACTGAGACACCGGCTCAAGGCAAAACCATTGCGCTGTTTTCAGCACTGGCTGATAAAGATTTGGCAGGCATCGTTGGACCATTGGCGGACAAGTTTGATAGTTGGCACTTGATTCCACTGGAAGGCCCCAGAGCTCGTACGCCACAACAACTCTCACAAAATCTTCGTGATTTAGGTATCACCGCCCCTATTGAGATTCATAGCGATATAAATAGTACGTTAATTACGTTACAAAATATGCTGAATTATAAAGATAGGGTAGTCGCCTTTGGCTCTTTTCTGGTAGTATCCGGCGTTATGCACAGCTTACGTGAAGCGGAATAATCTGACCTGAATGCACTTTTATTCAAGGGATTAGAGGATACTTCTGACTTTCTACTAACGGTTGCACTCGGGTATAAACTAACAATTACAGGACACATGAAAGCCAATGCACAGTTTGCATTTATATAGGGCTTTTCATGATATACAGCTCAAAAAGGAAGCTTAGGTATGAATAGGACGACAGTTAAACGCGGTATTGGCGCAGTAATTCTTGCATTGATCGCTGCTGCGTTGCTTGGGTATCTGCTAAAGGATAAAGCAGCACAACGTAAAGACGTTGTTGAAATCGCCTTCCCTGGCGCTAGTGACGGTGAACAAACTGCCGGCAATAGTGATCGCCTTCCTGAGCTGACAACGGACAATAGTAGCGGCAACGTGGTTGCAACTGCTGGTGCGGATGCTAAAGCCGCTATCGAAAATACTAGCCAGTCAGTGGTTGACGGCGCTAGCGATGCAGCCGATAAAGTTGTAGCGTCTGCTGCGGCAACCGGTGCAGCGGTAGCAACAACCGCGACTGCAGCAACCGATGCGGCTAAAAGCGCAATCGACTTCAGCGTTCGCCCACCGGCAAAAGATACCGAATATCTCGAGCTAGACTTAGTCAACAATGGCAACACTCAAACAGCACCGGCTTCTACTTCAGCAGCGACAAGCTCTGCAGCAGCTAGCAGTACAGAAGTTACCGTAGTTGAGCCAGCAGCACCAGCTCAGGGCAAAATTATTGCCAGCACTAAAGCCGCTGCCCCGGCACCTCAAGCACGCCTGATTGAAGAAAAAGCAGCGCCTAAAATCAGCTCTTCTTCAACCGCTCGAGTAATTACTAAGAGTCGTCCGGTTAGCACGCCAGCACCTACATCAACCGTTGTAGCCTCTGCTGAAGCAGAAGTGAAAGCACCTGTAGAAGCTGCTCCTGCGGCGGCACCAGCACCTGCCGTTACCAGAGAAGCAGCTAATGGCTATGCGATTCAGTTATTAGCAACATCGAGCCAAACACGTGCCAACGATCTGAAAAATGTAATGACTGGTGAAGGTTATCCAACTTATGTAACCAAAACCACACAGAATGGTAAGCAGTTATTCAGAGTTAGAATTGGCCAATACAAAACACGCGCAGCTGCTGCAGCTATGCAGAATTCACTGAAGCGTCGTTACAAGAAAAACAGAAGCGTTACTAACAGCGCGATTGTTGCTCGCTAATTTCACCAATCACACTTGGCCGCAAAAGGACTTGCGGCCAGTCACTCACGACAAGATAAGCGCAGGTATTTACAAATGGAATTAAACTTCATCGATATCGGTATCGTCATTTTTATCGTCATCACTGCGTTGGTTGGACTAGGCCGCGGTTTCATCTGGATGGCAATGTTTCTGGCCACTTGGGTTGGCGCCACCGTTCTGGCATTCCTCTATCATGATGAACTCATGACTGCACTCCCCTTTAAACTCTCTAGTGACGTGTTCCAAATGATCGTCGCTGGGTTGATTATTTTTCTGGGTGTGCTCTTCGTTGGAACCATGCTCAACTACCTGCTAAGCAAAGGCTTCCGTGCCATTGGCCTAGGTGGCGTTGACCGTGTACTTGGTGTCGCACTAGGCCTTGCATTGAGTGGTCTGATTGTTTCGATCGCAGTTATGTTTGTCAGCCTAACCAAGTTTACTGAAGACCCAATGTGGCAGAGCTCAATGCTCGCACCTAAATTCATTAAAGCAGCCGAATGGATTCAAACTAATGCACCACCACAAATGACTGCATTACTTGAGCAAGCCGGCATCAGCACTGATGAGCCAGATGAAAGTGAAGCGGCGATCAGCGCAACACCGAACTAATTGTTTATTAAAACCTAGGTAAGCCCTAAATGTGTGGAATAATCGGCATCGTTAGCCACGATGCGGTCAATCAGGAGTTGTATGACGGTTTGACCGTTTTACAACATCGTGGACAAGACGCCGCCGGCATCGTAACTAGTGACGGAAGGCACTTGTTCCTTCGCCGTAAAAATGGACTGGTTAAAGATGCTTTTCGCACCAGTGCCCATATGCGCAAACTTAAAGGCAAAATGGGAATCGGCCACGTCCGTTACCCAACTGCCGGAAGCTCTTCTCAGTCAGAAGCTCAGCCCTTTTATGTCAACTCGCCCTACGGCATTTCATTGGCGCATAACGGCAACCTGACCAACAGCGACACACTCAAACGTGAACTGTTTGAGCAAGACCGTCGCCAGATCAATACCGAATCTGACTCTGAAGTACTTCTCAATATCTTCGCACAAGAGCTACACCGCCAGAACTCCTACCGTGTTTGCCCTGAAGATATCTTTCAAGCTGTCGCCGGTGTTCACGATCGTTGTCGTGGCGCTTATGCGGTTGTTGCCATGGTGACACGCGATGGCGTGGTTGGTTTCCGCGACCCTCACGGCATTCGTCCGCTGACTTACGGAAGCCGCAAGACTAGCAAAGGCATCGACTACATGATCGCCTCTGAAAGTACTGCACTGGTGACCCAAGGTTATAAGATTGAGCGCGATATTGAGCCAGGCGAAGCCATTTACATCACGCATGATGGCAAAGTTCACACTAAGCAATGCGCGGCTAACCCGACTTACAACACCTGCTTATTTGAATACGTTTATTTCTCACGTCCTGACTCTGTGATCGACAATGTATTCGTTCACAAAGCTCGTATGCGTATGGGTTATAAACTGGCTGAAAAAATTCAGAATGAATGGAAAGATCACGATATCGATGTGATTATTCCTATTCCGGACACAAGCCGTACGTCAGCGCTGGAAATGGCGATGACTTTAGGCGTTAGCTTCCGCGAAGGCTTTATCAAGAACCGCTATATCGGTCGTACCTTTATTATGCCGGGCCAAAAGCAGCGTAAAAAATCTGTACGCCAAAAACTCAATCCGATCGATTTAGAGTTTAAAGGCAAGAACGTGATGCTGGTGGATGACTCGATTGTTCGCGGTACCACTTCTAAAGAAATCGTGCAGATGGTTCGTGACTCTGGTGCCAAGAAAGTTTACTTCGCTTCAGCTTCGCCACCAGTACGTTTCCCGAATATCTACGGCATCGATATGCCTGCCGCTGATGAGCTAATTGCCCATAATCGCACCGAAGAAGAGATCGGTGAGTACATTGGAGTTGATCGGGTAATCTACCAAGAGCTACAAGATCTGAAAGACTCAGTAACCGAAGGTAACCCTAAACTGGTTAATTTCGACTGCTCTGTTTTTAATGGTGAATACATCACTGGCGAAACTTCGGAGTACTTCGCAGCACTTCAAACCCGACGCGCTGACTCTTCTAAGAAGAAGAACAAGAAGCGCTCTGCCGTTGATATGAGCAACAGCCAGTAATCATTTAGTATCATGCCAATGCAGCCTGTTTTTTCCAAGCAACACAGCAATCGGGAATTAATTAACAGGCTGCAGACGGCTTACCCCTCCTTCTGCAACACTCTGCTTTTGATTAATATTCAACAGCAACACCTCTACTACCTTAAAGACTTTCAGCTAATTTCCGAACATACCATCTCCAGTGCCAGCCTTGGCATCGGTCAGCAATCGGGAAGTAATCAGACACCGCTCGGTGCTCATCTTATTCTTGAAAAATTTGGGGATAATGCACCATTAGGTGCTATTTTTAGAGGTCGTCAAAATACAGGCGAAGTGGCCACCATCCTTACTGATAAAGATGCGCATAGTAACCAGGACAACATTACATCTCGCATCTTAAGGCTTGGCGGCTTAGAGGCAGGGATTAATCAGGGAGGAAATGTGGACAGCTATCAGCGTTATATCTATCTGCACGGAACAGATGAGGAAGGACTACTGGGTACACCCGCATCACACGGCTGTATCAGGCTAGCGAATCAGGACATTATCGACCTGTATCCGCAACTACCTATTAATACGCTGGTTTATATTTACAAAAATTAAAGCGATACCAGCCCCTCAAATCAAGGGCTGGTATTTCTCACTCAGTTACAGCAATACTTTCTCAATACCACCGTTAACCGCTTTCTTAACGAAGGTATCTGACCACTTATCACCCAGCATATTGTTGCACATCTCTACCACAATATAGTCGGTATCCATGCCGGTTGAGTCTGCGTAGCGAGATAGACCTTGCTGACAAGCCGGACAGTTAGTCAGGATCTTCACATTGCCATTTTCAGCTTCATCTTTACCCGTAAACTTCTGAATGCCCTGCTTCAGGCTTTCTTCTTTACGGAAACGCAACTGACTAGCGATATCCGGACGGCTTACCGCAAAAGTACCTGCTTCACCACAACAACGATCGGTTAGCTCAACCTGCTGACCAACCAAAGTAGACGTCACCTGCACTGGGTTGTAGTGCTTAATCGGCGTATGACATGGGTCGTGATACAAATATTTCACACCCTTCACGCCTTCCATCTTCATGCCTTTTTCCATTAGATATTCGTGAATATCCAATAAGCGACAACCGGGGAATATCTTCTCAAATTGGTACTTAAGCAGCTGATCCATACAGGTACCACAAGACACAATCACCGTCTTGATGTCCAGATAACTCAAAGCCTGCGCCACACGATGGAACAACACTCGGTTCTCTGTCGAGATTTCGGTACCCTTCTTAACATCACCACCAGAGGTTTGTGGATAACCACAACATAGGTAACCAGGCGGCAATACCGTCGTGGCTCCCACCTCATACAGCATCGTCAATGTCGCCATACCAATCTGCGAGAACAAACGCTCAGAACCGCAACCTGGGAAATAGAACACCGCATCACCCTTTGGTTTCGCTGGGTCGCGAATAATTGGCACCGTATTGCTATCTTCCAACCCTAAGGTTGCACGCGTAGTGCGCATTGGCACACCCGCAGGCAATGGTCGCTTCACAAACTGAACCACTTGCTCACGAATTACCGGCTTGCCGGTAGTCGCTGCAGGGATTTTATCTTCACCCAACAGTCCCATCCGCTTAAATAGCTTATGCCCAAAGCGCTGAGCTTTAAAGCCCGCCTGAATCATTCCGCCACGCATCAGCTTGATGGTGGTTGGGTCTTTAATATTCAGGAATGCCATTGAGGCCATGGTCGTGATATTGGTACGCTTTTGCTTACGTTCACGCAAAATACTGCGCATCCGAACGGTAACATCACCAAAATCGATATTTACCGGGCAAGGCGTTAAGCACTTGTGGCAAACCGTACAATGATCAGCAACATCATTCATCTCTTCCCAATGTCGCATCGAAATGCCACGGCGCGTTTGCTCTTCATACAGGAAGGCTTCAATCATCAAACCAGTTCCAAGAATCTTATTTCTAGGCGAGTACAAGAGATTCGCGCGTGGCACATGCGTGGTACATACCGGCTTACACTTACCGCAACGTAAGCAGTCCTTGATGTCATCGTTCAATGCACCAAGCTCATTGTGCTCAAGCAGCAACGCCTCACGACCAACCAAGCGTAGAGAAGGTGTATAGGCATTCTCAAGGCCAGAACCTGGCATCAATTTGCCACGATTGAAGTGACCATTAGGATCAATACGGCCCTTATAATCTGCAAACGCAGTACTGATCGACTCATCCAGATACTGCATTTTGGTTAAGCCGATACCATGCTCACCGGAGATTACACCATCCAAAGACAGCGCCAACTCCATGACTTCATCAACAATCTTCTCCGCTTCCTGCATCATCTCATAATCGTTCGAGTTGACCGGAATATTGGTGTGCACGTTGCCATCACCCGCATGCATATGCAGAGCAATAAACAAACGGCTAGAGAGGATCTTTTTGTGAATTTTCAGGAGTGTGTCGCGTAATGGGCTTAACTCGTTACCGGCAAAGATTTCCTGAATCGGCAACTTCACTTCACGCTTGTAAGACACCACCAAATCACGACGCAGCAACAAATCAACAACGCGGTCATTAGGTCGCATCGCCGTTTTAGTCGCATCATCGTAATGCTCAGCAAGACTAGTCGCGGGCTCATACATATTATCCAGCAGCTTCTGCCAGTAGCTACGCTTTACCGCAAGATATTCAGCGGCATGCTTCTTTTTATTGCGTAGGAATTCATTACTTTCATCGCTTGATTCAAACTTAGGCTGGTTCTTAATTT harbors:
- a CDS encoding SPOR domain-containing protein, with translation MNRTTVKRGIGAVILALIAAALLGYLLKDKAAQRKDVVEIAFPGASDGEQTAGNSDRLPELTTDNSSGNVVATAGADAKAAIENTSQSVVDGASDAADKVVASAAATGAAVATTATAATDAAKSAIDFSVRPPAKDTEYLELDLVNNGNTQTAPASTSAATSSAAASSTEVTVVEPAAPAQGKIIASTKAAAPAPQARLIEEKAAPKISSSSTARVITKSRPVSTPAPTSTVVASAEAEVKAPVEAAPAAAPAPAVTREAANGYAIQLLATSSQTRANDLKNVMTGEGYPTYVTKTTQNGKQLFRVRIGQYKTRAAAAAMQNSLKRRYKKNRSVTNSAIVAR
- a CDS encoding CvpA family protein — encoded protein: MELNFIDIGIVIFIVITALVGLGRGFIWMAMFLATWVGATVLAFLYHDELMTALPFKLSSDVFQMIVAGLIIFLGVLFVGTMLNYLLSKGFRAIGLGGVDRVLGVALGLALSGLIVSIAVMFVSLTKFTEDPMWQSSMLAPKFIKAAEWIQTNAPPQMTALLEQAGISTDEPDESEAAISATPN
- the folC gene encoding bifunctional tetrahydrofolate synthase/dihydrofolate synthase encodes the protein MKRTLAEWLEWQEQLHLSSIDLGLDRVGEVANRLQLTSLSMPVITVAGTNGKGSCVAMLDSIYRTASYQTGCYTSPHLIHYNERICIGGKPASDADICEAFVAIDKARDSISLTYFEFGTLAAAYLFRKYAVDVAIFEVGLGGRLDAVNLWDAAIALISNIDIDHIDWLGDDREQIGIEKAGIMRNGHPVICGDPTPTNSIKQEADRIGAKLLQLGKDFSWQSSDTADNLPAQWLYQLNDADPMALPLPALRGRFQLNNASAVVSLVQAFQNTLAVSDDEIARGLQSASVIGRLQKLGESPEILADVAHNPQSAAALADFLTETPAQGKTIALFSALADKDLAGIVGPLADKFDSWHLIPLEGPRARTPQQLSQNLRDLGITAPIEIHSDINSTLITLQNMLNYKDRVVAFGSFLVVSGVMHSLREAE
- a CDS encoding DUF3683 domain-containing protein, which translates into the protein MSIANPYREIPYNYTSFSDREIVIRLLGSRAWELVEKLRARRDTGISSHMLLEILGDMWVVTRNPYIQDDLLENQNRRKSLIDTMIQRLDSIQERAHGNEDAEELVSHGRRSVENFREWFSNYHDLRKKARSIFKSLTRKDNIMFDGLARVSHVTDATDWRVEMPFVVLTPDTEEEIAALVEACIAMGLTVIPRGGGTGYTGGAIPLDPMSAVINTEKLESLSMITQREGVSETGGAVSVIRAGAGVVTRRVSDAAQMHGLVFAVDPTSQDASTIGGNVAMNAGGKKAVMWGTALDNLVSWKMVTPDAEWLEVVRLNHNMGKIHDQETVEFQVTRYGHDGKTPKGEPEILSFKGQFFRKEGLGKDVTNKFLGGLPGIQKEGCDGLITSAEFVLHRMPDHIRTVCMEFYGTDLHEAVPAIVEVKNYLDGNPNVLLSGLEHLDERYVRAVKYTPKAARGNLPKMVLLADIVSDQEEAVAEAASMVIKLANARNAEGFTAVSPEARRRFWLDRSRTAAIAAHTNAFKINEDVVIPLHNLARYSEGIECINIKQSIMNKLRLIDSVLENLAGDSPEIKNQPKFESSDESNEFLRNKKKHAAEYLAVKRSYWQKLLDNMYEPATSLAEHYDDATKTAMRPNDRVVDLLLRRDLVVSYKREVKLPIQEIFAGNELSPLRDTLLKIHKKILSSRLFIALHMHAGDGNVHTNIPVNSNDYEMMQEAEKIVDEVMELALSLDGVISGEHGIGLTKMQYLDESISTAFADYKGRIDPNGHFNRGKLMPGSGLENAYTPSLRLVGREALLLEHNELGALNDDIKDCLRCGKCKPVCTTHVPRANLLYSPRNKILGTGLMIEAFLYEEQTRRGISMRHWEEMNDVADHCTVCHKCLTPCPVNIDFGDVTVRMRSILRERKQKRTNITTMASMAFLNIKDPTTIKLMRGGMIQAGFKAQRFGHKLFKRMGLLGEDKIPAATTGKPVIREQVVQFVKRPLPAGVPMRTTRATLGLEDSNTVPIIRDPAKPKGDAVFYFPGCGSERLFSQIGMATLTMLYEVGATTVLPPGYLCCGYPQTSGGDVKKGTEISTENRVLFHRVAQALSYLDIKTVIVSCGTCMDQLLKYQFEKIFPGCRLLDIHEYLMEKGMKMEGVKGVKYLYHDPCHTPIKHYNPVQVTSTLVGQQVELTDRCCGEAGTFAVSRPDIASQLRFRKEESLKQGIQKFTGKDEAENGNVKILTNCPACQQGLSRYADSTGMDTDYIVVEMCNNMLGDKWSDTFVKKAVNGGIEKVLL
- the purF gene encoding amidophosphoribosyltransferase encodes the protein MCGIIGIVSHDAVNQELYDGLTVLQHRGQDAAGIVTSDGRHLFLRRKNGLVKDAFRTSAHMRKLKGKMGIGHVRYPTAGSSSQSEAQPFYVNSPYGISLAHNGNLTNSDTLKRELFEQDRRQINTESDSEVLLNIFAQELHRQNSYRVCPEDIFQAVAGVHDRCRGAYAVVAMVTRDGVVGFRDPHGIRPLTYGSRKTSKGIDYMIASESTALVTQGYKIERDIEPGEAIYITHDGKVHTKQCAANPTYNTCLFEYVYFSRPDSVIDNVFVHKARMRMGYKLAEKIQNEWKDHDIDVIIPIPDTSRTSALEMAMTLGVSFREGFIKNRYIGRTFIMPGQKQRKKSVRQKLNPIDLEFKGKNVMLVDDSIVRGTTSKEIVQMVRDSGAKKVYFASASPPVRFPNIYGIDMPAADELIAHNRTEEEIGEYIGVDRVIYQELQDLKDSVTEGNPKLVNFDCSVFNGEYITGETSEYFAALQTRRADSSKKKNKKRSAVDMSNSQ
- the trpA gene encoding tryptophan synthase subunit alpha, producing MSRISSTMDALKATGKTALVPYITAGDSHPGLTVPLMHAMVKSGADLIELGIPFSDPMADGPTIQLACERALKHHVGLHDVLDMVREFRQQDDSTPVILMGYLNPLEAMGYETFAESAKSAGVDGMLTVDLPPEEAHDLLVCLKKAEMDAIFLLSPTTRKHRIQRIVEAGSGYLYYVSLKGVTGSNALDVNDVDKHVRNIKEYSDLPVGVGFGIKDAATAAAVSKVSDAVIVGSVLVKMIEQNPDDDALIIANTSQMLADMRHAMDNTL
- a CDS encoding L,D-transpeptidase, translated to MQPVFSKQHSNRELINRLQTAYPSFCNTLLLINIQQQHLYYLKDFQLISEHTISSASLGIGQQSGSNQTPLGAHLILEKFGDNAPLGAIFRGRQNTGEVATILTDKDAHSNQDNITSRILRLGGLEAGINQGGNVDSYQRYIYLHGTDEEGLLGTPASHGCIRLANQDIIDLYPQLPINTLVYIYKN